Sequence from the Diadema setosum chromosome 18, eeDiaSeto1, whole genome shotgun sequence genome:
AAGTTCATGGTACAAAGTTTGTTTACAGCGAACACGGCTACAGTAACATTTTCGTCATAAAGTCATTTATTAGCGTTATTGACAAAGAAAATCTAAAGAAATTTGCTCTGTCATAGTGAAATGCGGATCGCTTGCAATAATTAAAAAACGCAGAACAAACATTTACAGAATGTCTGTCTCTGTTTTGGCGAACGCTTCACATTTCAGCGTGACGTTTAGATAATTTCATACGCTTCCTCTGTAGACAATTCTGCAGCAATTTGCAGTGTCACCGTTACGTTTTATCCGTTTTAACGatatttcttcacgagaaaatCTGACAGTTCCATCATTACTGTGAACCCCAATATCTGTACGAAGAAACGCATTCAATACAACTTTGAACagcaaagatacatgtatgcattctaAATCAGGACAAAAGCATTTCAATTGTTCAGGactgcatttcattttatttttttctcgcATGCACATTTACAAACATTATTTGATTCAGACAACATTTTTGCTTGGagcataaaataaataaaagtgtaTTATTCTACAAGAAATACAGTATTCACGATAAGAGACTATATTATCTTGTTCATACCTTGCAAACTTTAACCTGTGTACCTTGACGCCCCTGTTCATTaattaatctatttttttcttcattttttttttttagatgtgaaaagtATGtataaacccccccccccccaaaaaaaaaaaaaaaaaatcccgttGAATCTCGGATTGATGTTTAAGCTCCTAATGGTAATGGTTTTACAACTGTACAACAGGTGATAGAATACTTATAATCCCATTATATAACTGTTGCAATGCTGTACTAACAAATCTGCACATGTTATCCATGATTGGAGGCTTGGCACATATTACTGGACTTCCATCCATACTGTTGAGGTGGCGTCCGACAGAGTATCAAATTTTATGTGGTACACTGCACAGATGTATGGGTGTGTCCTTATAGGTGTGCATGGTGTTTGTACGCACCATATGTACACATCACCAATCCTCTTCATATTAGCAATGCATGGGATTTTATGCGGTAAAGTATCAAGGTTGCTAAACTCATATGGTTATAAAAAGAATCATGGCATCTAACATACCAACATGATATTCTTGTCATCTGACTAATTTCATCTACTATGACatgattgttattattcttATAAATCTACATGTCTTTTGGAatgtctatgaaaaaaaaatgggggaaaaaaggtTAAAGATAATCATAGGAATAATTACCATAAAGTTGATACGTATAATTTAAGGAAGTTCAGTTTGTTGTACCACAACTGCTACAATGAAACAACAAATGAGTTCCATATTTCACTGGTCTGTGGCATCACAGATGGCAAGAGAGATCCATTGTTGGCATCATACAGAAACACATCCGACAATCAATTTAGATGCTGAGAAGAAAGGTTGGAGGAATATTGCGTATGACCGGCATATAACAAAATCACTCAATATGCTAAAATGCAGCAAGGCAGAGCTATGCTCTCTGACGCATAACACTAATCGTCACATACCCAGTGGTTTCACCACAACATCAGTCAAGAAggaataatacatgtatcttgtaCAGGATAAGGCATCACCCAATGCTATCACTGAGCTACCAACATTTCATTGTGGCTGGTGTTGATCCAGCGTACATTATTTGTGCAATTTCGTACAAATAACTAACAATATAAATATTTACATGTGttgatatacatacacatatactttttttcttcttcaaatttcattacTCTACAATAGAGGAAGATTTGAGGTAAACCTCCTTGTGTGTGCTACATGAGATGTAACATAACTTACATCTTTCGAGAGGTATAAACCAATTGCTGGTattatcacatacatgtacatccacaAGAAGGAAATTACAACTAATATGACATACTGAGATGAATGACatcatttaacaaaatgaagtgACAATGAAAGTTGACTAATGCCATACTTCTCTTGAGTTGGACTGAAATCTAAAAATAGTACCTGGagaatttattcaaaactgTTTAAACGTAAAAcatcctcccctccctccccccccccaaaaaaaaaaaaacccaacaaacaaCACCCACCAACAACAACTATGCATAACTACACAGTAAAAAAGTTGACTGGTATAATCTTTACATCATCTTGGCAGTTTTTGGGGGTCTATCTGAACCTCTTTAAAGTAACAATAATGTcacttacagctgtatgtaGTACTTTACTTACCTCCACATGCATAACCacaacatgaaaaataaaatgacccTTTTCATAACGAGTGAGAACATGATGTGCTTGATATCATCTCGAGCAGTACAATGGGAAAAGAAGGCGACATAATTGGCCACTTTCACAAACATTATTCAAATTCTATTCAAACCATCTTAACAAAGAATGCttccaacaacaaaacagcTCGCCCGAGGCTTCCCTAACAGAGCAAACGAAATGTATGCTTACTGGATTCCAGGTAACACTAGAACTATCAATGAAGGTGATTGATGTCTTGCAAAACCACACTTCTAGGGCCCcattgcaagaaagttgcaatcaattgcaaataattgctaattttgaaacaaccattctgattggctcagggtctgccctattaagaagacatgcatgcaacaatgattttgattggccagtgacaatcagttgcaagttgcgtttaaaggcaaagtttctagcaacggggcccagatcatgatacatactaaatttgactttaattgcttgaatgatggaaaagttattcgatctgcaacgttttggtaaaattgtggttaccatggcaacggtttgtgtgacaaacacaaaaatgatgtgttccacatctatacctcagggccataatgcccaccaaatttggtttcaattgcttgaaaactgtggaagaagttcactccacaggtttttaaaaaaacacatgcggttaccatggcaacgcattttccgatacaaatacaaaggacattttgcaaaactacacttaaagagcatcatacacaccaaatttcaccttcatagattaaatggttcaatttgatacaaaaatgagtggttaccatggcaacacatttttcttatatgtgaccctgcatcacaaaaccaacaaaaagtcgccatacatggattttcagttaagggcagattctgaaagagcagacgctaagctttaaaatgatgtacgttgtataactcaattcaaatggactcccctaacctacctaaatactggaaagaaagcctACACTCTGGAAaattgtgaactgagaaaagaggctctgaagtacagggtctatttaagcgcttaatctttcaccaagccgcggtagctgtgtgatgaaagagacaaaacacaggatgtcaaccgccagagcaacaacaatgaagggattatcagattaagctgaaattgagcatgtttcatcaacacattctgcccatgattaatggAAACTTACatagcagtagcattatcctttcaaaagttattatacTTGAAAGTGTGGAGTGTTCCatttatttcaagaaatgaaaagaggcctCTAATACATACATGATCATTCTTTACTCTCCcccaaaaaggggttgtagaaaaaaatgttgtaaacacactttcccattcgtgttatgatcccaaactaaagaataatgtagacaaaagatagctctttcagaaaatatgaaaaacttaagattgacatagttgacccatttcacctgttttgagtcctcacgtaaaatcaaggggtgggactttttgtttgttttgtggtgcacggtcacatattaacacattggtgtcttgcataactaaacctcccgatcatcacacatactaaatttgaccttaattgcttcaatgatgtggaagttattcaatccacaaggttttggtaaaattatggttaccatggcaacgctttgtccgacaaacacaaaaattatgtgttgcacatctatgcctcaaggccataatgcctaccaaatttgatttcaattacttcaaaactgtggaagatttcgaagaaaacatgcggttaccatggcaacgctttgtcaagtacaaacacaaagagtgtcttgcataactacacccatagatcatcatagataccaattttgaaattgattgcttaaatactatggaagttattcaatccacacggttttggtaaaattatggttaccatggcaacgtacattgtccgacaaacacaaaaaacatgtcttgcacatctacacctcaatatcatcatttaccctaagtttcatttaaattgcttcaaaactgtaggaggagttcgtgacgcaagattttgcaacagaccgaccgaccgcccacccacccgcccgaccaacatcgcggggattcctatatacccccttcacactacatgtggcgggggtataaaaatgtatttatccagcaatggcagcactgaaacttgaaaaaattcattcaaaattcaaaattcactttcactgatgcgctctactaataatgctgcattcactcgATCCACTCAAATGTTAAGGTGAATTTGTCTTTAAAAAAGCTCTCTAATCTTTATCCAATAAgatatgcagtgaaattcaaaGGTGCCAATTCAAGGATGACAAGAGGTTAATGATttaattaacccgttccttccgcaattctccgAGTGCCTTTAAatcccccaaacgagattctttttgcccatcCACAGAGAGGCCGACAGGTTGGTAATCAacctgtgtgaaggcagtcaagcggtatATTTTATTCCCCTttccacggtcaactacatgaAAATAAGATACtaaaactaaatcaggaaaaaggtaaataatactgtgaaatacgcattttttaaacagaaagagaatacagatagaataaactctgatctttttatcaaacccacttttctgggcattttaacacaacgaaacatgaatttaggccaagAAAGGAGGCACTCCTGTCTTCATCTTATATCAGTTGCTCTTCAttgtatatcagttgctcccacaggaacctggtataccaggttcccataaggaacgggttaagtaattatcatgaattaattaattgaaCAATTAAGGAATGCCAATGCCCGTGGCAAAATTACCCTGGGATTGGATAGGCTAAGGCGGACTCATGCAAGGTTCACCATACCCCATCATAATACTGCTTGATTGTAAATACCTGGTACTACGTCTgtatatacacaatgtattgATAATTGTACAGGTTGCATTCTTTCATTGCTGAAAGCTGGTGCTAGCTGGCTTCGTATTCACACCACGGGGTGACTTCCTTGTCGCACTTGAGGGACACGTGGAGGACTGTGCACAGCGCCCCCTCTATGCGCAGAGTTTGCCGACTCAGCAATTTATAGTCTATTGTTTCCACGCCTGTCTCAGAATCTTTCTTGAATTGCTCCTGTGAACATCAGATAATAGCATCAGAGAGAATCAGAGCACTTTGTATTAGATTAACAAAAAATGTTGCAACACTCACCAGTGACCGAGTCTTGCGAGTCTCACATCAGGCAAAATCTGACAACACAACCTAACATCTCtggccgaaggaaaaaaaacaaaaacaaaaacaaaaacaaaacgacaaGAAGAAGTtgcacaaaatacaaaataacaccAATACAAAAATGTTCATGTCATTTATTTCACAATAGGACAGATATATAGTGATACAACTGTATTGAACAGTTAGACATTCATTATACACATACTATACACAGTGTATACATGAATACTTACACTTAGACCTGGATGtccaattttaaagaaaatttaataaaTTTCTCCATTTGATTTTACTCATTGATTTCAAATTGAATATCGGGAGTGGCTTTCCACTTTAATTATTGAAATCGCGGCTGAGTACACAGTCACAGGAAGGGACTAGTACTGTTAGTAATTATAAGTACACTGACCTGTTTCTGGTTGTGTAATCTTGTCATgtccctcttcctcttcctgcTGTCATGTATGTGGTAGAACGTATCCTCCGGTCCGGTTGTGATACCTTCAGGTTTAGTGATCTGCGATTGACAGGAAAGCCAGTATTCAGTTGTTGAATAGTTAGTGAAACAAAATGGTGCAGCTGCTCAATccgttatatacatgtaattgtgcaaaaattacattctttttttttattacagtattccacaacattttgtctttgattggaagcaaaaataaatcaaacataattttcacATTGGGGATTGGCAAGAtaagattttgttgttgatggttTTCATGTTACAGTTAGACTATGTCTTAACTTGAATCACGGGCATATCATTTCATAATATTGTGGATCTAAAACCTTGTATGATGACAGAAACCAGCACCAACAGGCCATTATGAAGTGCATTGTGAGATGAGGTTAACTGCAGACACACAATCCTATTTGACCATAACATCAGTCAGTCAgtgatatgatatacatatagttTTGGATCACAAATGACCTAGTGGAAATTTCTTTGACAGCTGCGAGAAGTCCACATCTATACATATCACATCTATGAGACAAATTTATActttgcacacatttttttttttctaatacacCAAAAAATCCACCTGAATATATAAATTGGCACAGAAGAAGTCTCTGAACAATGCCATTATGCAAGTTTCACTGTATTACATTTACTTgacaaaaagagtgaaaaaaataattgtcaatatcccttcaattcaaatttattccAAACTGATAACTTTCATAAATTGCCTGATTACACCCAGACAAAATGCAATTATGGTCAAATGACTTCCTCTGAGATTCCAAAACAAAAGCTTTCAAAATTTGGCCACAATATTTCCATCAGGACAGCCACACAAACATCAGGGAACTCCTTGCCAGCAGACTATCCTGCAGCTCGAGATTCCCCATCACAAAGAATTtccagtgtacatgtacatactgtcaTACATTATATCGCTATTGGAGCAAAAAACTTGTATCTCAAAAATGCCAAATGTtcagaagaggaaaaaaaaaaaacatggcaagGAGAGATCACCTTTCCTTTGGCAGTTAGTCGCAGTtaaccctcccctcccccctcccccccccccccaaaaaaaaaggggggaaaaaaagagagattttcGCCGAAATTGGAGATTCCAGGTCTTGTCATGTGAGTGATTATATGCGCTAATTGTAAAAATGAAACATAAGGATACCAAATTAATGGTTATCTGTTGCACTTACCTGTAAATTTGCTTTTGTGAGGCGGTGATAGAATTCATCGTCTTCACGTCCCCAACCCCAAAACTTGTTTGACATCCCATTGACCTAAATATGATAAATGGAGCAAAAAATCATGAGTTCATATTAAACATCTTAGGTACTATTATTAAGGCAGTAATTTGTCATAATTACCTTCCAAATGTTAGGTGGAAGCTGACATTCATTATTGTTTATCTAAAATTTCTAGGAGCTTTTGGATCACTCATTCCTTTTAGTAGTAGAATTGATAATCTAATCTTATAACTACTACAACTGATCATTTGTAAAGACTATACATTGTCTTATGGTTTGGAAATCTAACGTCTTGCTAGTACACATCTTATTTTCATCTATTGTACTAATGCCAGTGAGATGTATCTTGTGGCGTCTGCCCACCAACCTCAGCATAGTGCTCCCTTTTCAGCATGAGGATACCACCAATGAAGGTTTTGTAGTGGTATCGAGGATGGATCTCTGGTGCAGCGATGTGGTGCGGTCCCCTCATCACCCTCTCGTAGCTGTAGCTCAGATCCTTGTTTCTTGGCAAAAGGTCGACGTCGTGCATGACCATGTAGTCGCAATCTGTCTTGCTCAGAAGGAATCCGATGTTGATCAGGGAGGCACGGTTGAATCTTGGGCAGAAAAGGGATTGAGAGTTTGGGCCCTTCACTTATAATCAGGAAGAAATGTGTTTGCAGGCAAAATATATTATTTCTGTATCACTTTTGTaaaagcaataatgataataatagtaagtCTATATTTtagagcgccttttccactggGTACAAAGTgctatgagatgtcatccctggtcgccataggagataaatacacatgtatatacaaattaccaGGCAGTGACAGTACAAGTCCTGTGCATATACCGAAGAGGACTCAGGGAATAAAAACTGTGGTATTCTTTATGTGTTTTGGTTCTCAGATAAAGTCTtgttctttcattttgacaGCAGATCTTCACCAAAAGTGAATGATCTTAATCCCATGGTCTCTGCAGCTCTTTGTCAGCTCACCTCATGCAATGCAATCTCTACAACTTATTATGCCCAAAGCCACAGACAAGCAGTATGAAAATGGCATCATCAAAAGAGATGTGCTGCTGCATATATGTAGATCTTTCCACAGGACTACACATATAATGATCCAATAAACATTAATAACACTTGAAAATCTATGTTACTTACACAGGGTTTTTCAACTTGATATTATGATCATGATATTACTTCCACGGCTGAGAGTGATAGCAATGTGACTTGCGTGACTGCTTGTGATCTATTAAGGGGAGCTTCTAAGAGTCAGTGGGTCCTGCCACTGCTAATACGCAGGCATGCATCAACAGATACCCAGACGCACAAAAGTGAGCAGCACAGAGACAACTGTTTTGAAGAGAGATAGGTGTACAATACAATACTAGTCCAGACCAAGACTGCTGTAGAACTGTTGCttaaaattttgagtttgacaGAAATTTACCTCAGGTTATCCATCTGATTCACAATGTAGATGTTGTGTCGCACTCGCTGCATGTTCAAAAATTTGTGCATGTAAGGCACAAACTCCATCAATTCCTCAAAACGCTCCCTGAACGGCACCACAACTGCCAATTTGTGTGGTCCCCAAGactcgtcgtcatcatcataagCATCATCGTCACCGTTAGTTCTCCCTCTCCTTTCTGCTTGCTCCCTGGCCTTCCTGCTTTGCGCCAACTGGCGGTCACTCTCCCTGAGCTTCATTTGGAGGTCCTGCATTCTTACTGCCATCTCGTCGATGTCGGCACAGTTGCAGCCCCGGTGCATGGCGAGGTAGATGGAGACGAAGAAAGACGAGATGACCATGAGGCACAAGACTCGTATCACAGAGAAACGCCTGAGAGCCATGGAG
This genomic interval carries:
- the LOC140241793 gene encoding beta-1,4-galactosyltransferase 7-like produces the protein MQALASCDVSMALRRFSVIRVLCLMVISSFFVSIYLAMHRGCNCADIDEMAVRMQDLQMKLRESDRQLAQSRKAREQAERRGRTNGDDDAYDDDDESWGPHKLAVVVPFRERFEELMEFVPYMHKFLNMQRVRHNIYIVNQMDNLRFNRASLINIGFLLSKTDCDYMVMHDVDLLPRNKDLSYSYERVMRGPHHIAAPEIHPRYHYKTFIGGILMLKREHYAEVNGMSNKFWGWGREDDEFYHRLTKANLQITKPEGITTGPEDTFYHIHDSRKRKRDMTRLHNQKQEQFKKDSETGVETIDYKLLSRQTLRIEGALCTVLHVSLKCDKEVTPWCEYEAS